A single genomic interval of Lewinellaceae bacterium harbors:
- a CDS encoding tRNA-(ms[2]io[6]A)-hydroxylase, translating into MKLNLDIAVASKPEWLEAVMNDFDAFLQDHADCERKASAAAMSLVAKYPNRSEIIPELIETAIEELEHFQQVVELMQRREVPLLHSISEDPYIKGLMKRMHSGIEERFLDRLLISSVFETRGAERFRLIEESLEDPELKRFYKMLWTSEAKHGHIFVKMALNYFPQKMVYSRLNWWMEQEGEVVNGLEIRPALH; encoded by the coding sequence ATGAAACTCAATCTCGACATCGCAGTGGCCAGCAAACCAGAATGGTTGGAGGCCGTCATGAATGACTTTGATGCTTTTTTGCAAGACCATGCCGATTGCGAACGCAAGGCCTCGGCGGCGGCCATGAGCCTCGTCGCCAAATACCCCAACCGCTCGGAGATCATTCCCGAGCTGATTGAAACGGCCATTGAAGAACTGGAACACTTTCAGCAGGTGGTCGAGCTGATGCAGAGGCGAGAAGTGCCTTTGCTGCACTCCATTTCTGAAGACCCCTACATCAAGGGCCTGATGAAACGCATGCATTCGGGCATTGAAGAACGATTCCTGGACCGCCTGCTGATCAGTTCGGTCTTTGAAACGCGCGGCGCCGAGCGGTTTCGGTTGATCGAGGAATCGCTGGAGGACCCCGAACTGAAGCGGTTCTACAAAATGCTCTGGACGTCGGAAGCCAAACACGGGCATATCTTCGTCAAGATGGCATTGAATTATTTTCCTCAGAAGATGGTCTACAGCCGCCTCAACTGGTGGATGGAGCAGGAAGGGGAAGTGGTGAACGGGCTGGAGATCAGGCCGGCTTTGCATTGA